One Fusobacterium ulcerans DNA segment encodes these proteins:
- a CDS encoding DUF3604 domain-containing protein, whose amino-acid sequence MNKYKILWSDMHSNLHHESIDKLPAWFEQVKDIFDFWPFAYYPYYMRKDECGLGVEDIYPMDKVQADWEYIREFTEKVNKEGFPMFMGYEWQGAGKDGDHNVFFLGNDQNPYFPLRYSELEKNFREISSIAIPHHLAYELGHRGKNWETHNDKFSPFVEIYSSHGSSENDESQFTMDRHIHMGPRTGVTAVEKGWEKGHQFGVIASGDNHSVPGVYGFGYIAVLAEDNTKESIWDAFINKRVYGVSKDRIKVDFLIDDTTMGGSVTPKKDSKLVLNVEASNAIDRIEIIEDNITTEMIPHTSTWEKESLGKNVRFKFKAEFGWGPDRRIFPDINSRNWRGSLSTEGKILSIEKCWSNFGQRLYDVTENSCKFDLTSYKTTATGKWMGPSAVTTEGFIFEISAPIDSFVTLIVDGKEYKLEVKELFESSRLIPLLEEAEALLKDSFNFTEYYRTDPWWHNAYKIKLSKAVPVSGYTRKIEKTIDTTNVSNIRVRVWQKDGGAAWSSPIFVK is encoded by the coding sequence ATGAACAAATACAAAATATTATGGAGTGATATGCATAGTAATCTGCATCACGAAAGCATAGATAAATTACCTGCATGGTTTGAACAGGTAAAAGATATTTTTGATTTCTGGCCATTTGCATATTATCCATATTATATGAGAAAAGATGAGTGTGGACTGGGAGTAGAGGATATTTATCCTATGGATAAAGTACAGGCTGATTGGGAATATATAAGAGAGTTTACTGAAAAAGTTAATAAAGAAGGGTTTCCTATGTTCATGGGGTATGAATGGCAGGGAGCTGGAAAAGATGGAGATCATAATGTTTTCTTTTTAGGAAATGATCAAAATCCATATTTTCCTCTTAGATATTCAGAGCTTGAAAAAAACTTCAGAGAAATAAGTTCTATAGCTATTCCGCATCACCTAGCTTATGAACTTGGTCATAGAGGAAAAAACTGGGAAACACATAATGATAAGTTTTCGCCATTTGTAGAAATTTACTCATCACATGGTTCAAGTGAAAATGATGAAAGTCAATTTACAATGGACAGACATATTCATATGGGACCTAGAACAGGAGTAACAGCTGTAGAAAAAGGATGGGAGAAAGGGCATCAATTTGGAGTTATAGCTTCTGGTGATAACCATTCTGTTCCTGGAGTATATGGTTTTGGTTACATTGCTGTACTTGCTGAGGATAATACAAAAGAAAGTATTTGGGATGCCTTTATAAATAAAAGAGTCTATGGAGTAAGCAAAGATAGAATAAAAGTAGATTTTTTAATAGATGATACTACTATGGGGGGGAGTGTAACTCCAAAAAAAGACTCTAAACTTGTACTTAATGTAGAAGCTTCAAATGCAATAGATAGAATAGAAATTATAGAAGACAACATCACAACTGAAATGATTCCTCATACTTCAACATGGGAAAAGGAATCTCTTGGTAAAAATGTTCGATTTAAATTTAAAGCAGAATTTGGATGGGGACCAGACAGAAGGATATTTCCTGATATAAATTCAAGAAACTGGAGAGGTTCTCTTTCAACAGAAGGAAAAATTCTATCTATTGAGAAATGTTGGAGCAACTTCGGTCAGCGTCTTTATGATGTGACAGAAAACAGCTGTAAATTTGATTTGACTTCATATAAAACAACAGCTACAGGAAAATGGATGGGGCCTAGTGCAGTTACTACAGAAGGATTTATATTTGAAATATCAGCTCCTATTGATAGTTTTGTTACTTTAATAGTTGATGGAAAAGAGTATAAACTCGAAGTGAAGGAACTGTTTGAATCTTCTAGACTGATACCATTATTGGAAGAGGCAGAAGCTCTTTTGAAAGACAGCTTTAACTTCACTGAGTATTACAGAACTGATCCTTGGTGGCACAATGCATATAAGATAAAACTTTCTAAAGCTGTTCCTGTTTCAGGATACACAAGAAAAATAGAAAAAACTATAGATACTACTAATGTTTCAAATATTAGAGTGAGAGTGTGGCAGAAAGATGGTGGAGCTGCATGGAGTTCACCTATATTTGTAAAATAA
- a CDS encoding N-acetylmannosamine-6-phosphate 2-epimerase, which produces MNDKNKKIIEDIKNGLILSCQVKKTDPLYLPEIIEKLVMCGEWGDACGYRIDTPENIAKIRKITNKPIIGLWKINIETEDVFITPTMREVDEIVKAGADIIAVDATNRVNSYGKKTYEIISEIKEKYPELLILADIRNAEEAREALKMGAHMVAPTLYRFNDNPKSTDSPDFEELARIVEACEGLGLVIMEGKISSPEEAIQSLYLGAHAVVIGSAITRPHLTTLRFTSIMNKYKRKIPLKY; this is translated from the coding sequence ATGAATGATAAAAATAAAAAAATAATAGAAGATATAAAAAATGGTTTGATTTTATCTTGTCAGGTAAAAAAGACTGACCCACTTTATCTCCCAGAAATAATTGAAAAACTGGTAATGTGTGGTGAATGGGGAGATGCCTGTGGATATAGAATAGATACACCTGAAAATATAGCAAAAATAAGAAAAATTACTAATAAACCAATTATTGGTTTGTGGAAGATAAATATTGAAACAGAAGATGTATTTATCACTCCAACAATGAGAGAAGTAGATGAAATAGTAAAAGCTGGAGCTGATATCATAGCAGTTGATGCTACAAATAGGGTGAACAGCTATGGAAAAAAAACCTATGAAATCATTTCTGAAATAAAAGAAAAATATCCAGAGCTACTGATACTTGCAGATATCAGAAATGCTGAAGAAGCAAGAGAGGCATTAAAGATGGGGGCTCATATGGTTGCTCCTACACTGTATAGATTTAATGATAATCCAAAATCTACTGATTCTCCAGATTTTGAAGAATTAGCAAGAATTGTAGAAGCTTGTGAAGGACTTGGACTTGTAATTATGGAAGGAAAAATTTCTTCTCCAGAAGAAGCGATTCAGAGCCTTTATCTTGGAGCTCATGCTGTTGTAATTGGAAGTGCAATCACAAGACCTCATCTGACAACATTGAGATTTACAAGTATTATGAATAAATATAAAAGAAAAATTCCATTAAAATACTAG
- a CDS encoding TonB-dependent receptor, giving the protein MNFKRLALHSLLISTTVFANSNSDNSSGINLGNTVIYSSTGFETTVRDVASNPTIVVSETIEEKHYPSIEDVLKDVPTVNVQYQMGMPVIDMRGQGMAKAMTNVQLLVDGIRANASDTSHVGTPVNTVSVSQIERIEVIPGGGAVLYGSGTSGGVINVITKKQTGPRATAGYSYGNYRGNTYEVSAGHTIGKLDIDLGYTRKEVKGYRKYNEEDSDYFSGKLRYDISDDHSLTFRYSKYNSDSEIPNSLTKAQLEDSRKQHGKKPGDIDEWDRDKDEFSLEYAGKINDNIELNLVGYFQDTDMHYKMLTAATNMNMKAAFDDEKKGAIAKLKYKYGNDSSVIFGLEYIDNELHRKQNMYMERMGTTIPMANIDLKATKESISGFVLNTYKYQDFEFIQGFRYEKADYDMKRKSFGNKLDLDGNTKDADNFAVELAVNYLYSDTGNVYLKYERGFTSPAPALITNRYATTHPDPTKAGVYYFNDLDSETYNTFELGFRDTFGISELNGAVFYTLTNDEIRSSGHASNTQHSIENINLDKTERYGFELSAKQEVGKFTFNESYNYVHAKVKKADDNGEKLDGKRIAYVPNHKLSLGVLYSFNERFNIGGDVVYKSATYLTNNNEGGKKNAHVVANIRANFKATESLNLYAGVNNVFDKKYYDYVSYSSSTNEFLYDPAYERNYYVGFKFQF; this is encoded by the coding sequence ATGAATTTTAAAAGACTAGCTCTACATTCTTTGTTAATTTCAACTACAGTTTTTGCTAATTCAAATTCTGATAATTCTAGTGGAATAAATCTAGGAAATACTGTTATTTATTCCAGTACTGGTTTCGAGACTACTGTAAGGGATGTAGCAAGTAATCCAACTATTGTAGTAAGCGAAACAATTGAAGAAAAACATTATCCATCAATTGAAGATGTTTTGAAAGATGTTCCTACAGTTAATGTTCAGTACCAAATGGGAATGCCTGTAATAGATATGAGAGGACAGGGAATGGCAAAAGCTATGACTAATGTACAGCTTTTAGTTGATGGTATCCGTGCAAATGCTTCAGATACTTCCCATGTAGGGACTCCTGTAAATACTGTTTCTGTCAGCCAGATAGAAAGAATTGAAGTAATTCCTGGTGGTGGAGCAGTTCTCTATGGAAGCGGAACTTCTGGAGGAGTAATAAATGTCATAACTAAAAAACAGACTGGACCAAGAGCAACTGCTGGATATAGTTATGGGAACTATAGAGGAAATACTTATGAAGTTTCTGCTGGACATACAATTGGAAAACTTGATATAGATTTAGGCTATACAAGAAAAGAAGTTAAGGGATACAGAAAGTATAATGAAGAAGATTCAGATTATTTCAGTGGTAAACTTAGATATGATATATCAGATGATCATTCTCTTACTTTTAGATATTCAAAATACAACAGTGATTCTGAAATTCCTAACTCTTTAACTAAAGCTCAGTTAGAAGATAGCAGAAAACAACATGGAAAAAAACCTGGAGATATTGATGAGTGGGATAGAGATAAAGATGAGTTTTCACTAGAATATGCAGGAAAAATAAATGATAATATTGAATTGAACTTAGTAGGATATTTCCAAGATACTGATATGCACTATAAAATGCTCACTGCTGCAACTAACATGAATATGAAAGCTGCCTTTGATGATGAAAAAAAAGGTGCAATAGCAAAGTTAAAATATAAATATGGAAATGACAGCAGTGTTATCTTTGGACTGGAATATATCGATAATGAACTTCACAGAAAACAAAATATGTATATGGAAAGAATGGGTACTACAATCCCTATGGCTAATATCGATCTAAAAGCTACTAAAGAATCTATTAGCGGCTTTGTGTTAAATACATATAAATATCAGGATTTTGAATTTATTCAAGGATTCAGATATGAAAAAGCTGACTATGATATGAAGAGAAAAAGTTTTGGGAATAAATTGGATCTTGATGGTAATACAAAAGATGCAGATAATTTTGCAGTTGAGTTAGCAGTAAATTATCTATACTCTGACACTGGTAATGTATATTTAAAATATGAGAGAGGGTTTACTTCCCCTGCTCCTGCTTTAATCACAAATAGATATGCTACTACTCATCCAGATCCTACAAAAGCTGGTGTATACTACTTTAATGACCTTGATTCTGAAACTTACAATACTTTTGAGTTAGGATTCAGAGATACATTTGGAATTTCAGAATTAAATGGAGCTGTTTTCTATACTCTGACAAATGATGAAATCAGAAGTTCAGGACATGCTTCTAATACTCAGCATTCAATAGAAAATATAAATCTGGATAAAACAGAAAGATATGGTTTTGAACTTTCAGCTAAACAGGAAGTAGGGAAATTTACTTTTAATGAAAGTTATAATTATGTCCATGCAAAAGTAAAAAAAGCTGATGATAATGGAGAAAAATTAGATGGAAAGAGAATTGCTTATGTCCCTAATCATAAACTTTCTTTAGGTGTATTATATTCTTTCAATGAGAGATTCAATATTGGTGGAGATGTTGTTTATAAGAGTGCAACTTATCTAACAAACAATAATGAAGGCGGAAAGAAAAATGCTCATGTTGTAGCTAATATCAGAGCTAACTTTAAAGCAACTGAAAGCCTTAATCTATATGCTGGTGTAAACAATGTATTTGATAAAAAATACTATGATTATGTTTCATATAGTTCTTCTACTAATGAATTTTTATATGACCCTGCATATGAAAGAAATTATTATGTAGGATTTAAATTCCAGTTTTAA
- the gatB gene encoding PTS galactitol transporter subunit IIB, with the protein MKKVIVACGGAIATSTIAGQKVKELSAKINIPVEIVQCRISEIDAFLNGIDLIITTSKVRKEYGIPLLHGMPFVSGIGVEALEEKITKVLKGEN; encoded by the coding sequence ATGAAAAAAGTAATAGTAGCATGTGGGGGAGCAATAGCAACATCAACAATAGCAGGACAAAAAGTAAAAGAATTATCAGCTAAAATAAATATTCCAGTAGAAATAGTACAATGCAGAATCAGTGAAATAGATGCATTTTTAAATGGCATAGATCTTATAATCACAACTTCAAAAGTAAGAAAAGAATATGGAATTCCTCTTTTACATGGAATGCCGTTTGTTTCTGGAATAGGAGTAGAAGCATTAGAAGAAAAAATCACTAAAGTTTTAAAAGGAGAAAACTAA
- a CDS encoding PTS sugar transporter subunit IIA: MIDNFFLDQDLFIKNSNFKNQNSLFEEFGKVLISKKYVSSDYIEAIKDREKLYPTGISTSSYAVAIPHVDAKYAKTNTMYVITSKDGIEFEDSEEDRNINAKIIFGIIIKSHDSHIDFLVQISRLIQDENLLEQIYTAKDAKEMKCILEDYLKN, encoded by the coding sequence ATGATAGATAACTTCTTTTTAGACCAAGATCTATTTATAAAAAATTCAAATTTTAAAAATCAGAATTCTCTATTTGAAGAATTTGGAAAAGTTTTGATAAGTAAAAAATATGTCAGCTCTGATTATATAGAGGCAATAAAAGACAGAGAAAAACTGTATCCTACTGGAATATCTACTTCTTCTTATGCTGTTGCTATTCCACATGTAGATGCAAAATATGCAAAGACTAATACAATGTATGTGATTACTTCAAAAGATGGAATTGAATTTGAAGACTCAGAAGAGGACAGAAATATAAATGCTAAGATAATTTTTGGAATAATCATAAAAAGTCACGATTCACATATAGATTTTCTAGTTCAAATTTCTAGATTAATTCAAGATGAAAACTTGTTGGAACAGATTTATACAGCAAAAGATGCAAAAGAGATGAAGTGTATATTGGAAGATTATTTGAAAAATTAA
- a CDS encoding PTS galactitol transporter subunit IIC → MNFIKYILDLGPTVMLPLVIFLFGIALGLKPGKSFSTSINIGIGFVGISLVVGLMQRSLGPAAAAMTNNFNLSLDIVDVGWPGASPMTWASSIALTAIPLAIGVNVVMLVTKMTRVVNVDIWNIWHMTFTGAIAYIATGNYWIGLLGVAIHAALAYKLGDWFSYDSAEYFELEGIAVPHGTSAYCGPFAVLVDMIIDKVPGLNKINFNSDDIERKFGVLGQPVMIGLLLGMIIGALAKYDVKRILQLGVEVAAVMYLMPKVVKPIMEGLAPVSEIARKKLSSKFKGEEFLIGLDPALLLGDPSVVSAGLLFIPLSLIIALIVPGNRILPFGDLATIGFFVAMAVGVHKGNLFRTIISGSIIMYITIWISNKTIQYHTILAENAGIKDTIEVASLDQGGSPITYLVTAAFNNKMISEGAIGFGVILVIYIIGLAATRNRYIKLKNANS, encoded by the coding sequence ATGAATTTTATTAAGTATATATTGGATTTAGGGCCAACAGTAATGCTACCTCTTGTAATATTCCTTTTTGGAATTGCTTTAGGACTTAAGCCTGGAAAATCTTTTTCTACATCTATAAATATAGGAATAGGATTTGTAGGAATTTCACTTGTTGTAGGACTTATGCAGAGAAGCTTAGGTCCAGCAGCGGCGGCAATGACAAATAATTTTAATTTATCATTGGATATTGTAGATGTAGGGTGGCCGGGAGCTTCCCCAATGACATGGGCATCTAGTATTGCTTTGACTGCTATACCATTGGCTATAGGTGTGAATGTGGTAATGTTGGTAACAAAGATGACAAGAGTAGTAAATGTGGACATCTGGAATATCTGGCATATGACATTTACAGGGGCAATAGCATATATTGCTACTGGTAATTATTGGATTGGGCTTTTAGGAGTTGCTATTCATGCGGCTTTAGCATATAAACTTGGAGATTGGTTCTCTTATGATTCAGCAGAATATTTTGAATTGGAAGGAATAGCAGTTCCTCATGGAACATCAGCTTACTGTGGACCATTTGCTGTATTAGTAGATATGATTATAGATAAAGTACCAGGACTTAATAAGATAAACTTTAATTCAGATGATATAGAAAGAAAATTTGGTGTACTTGGACAGCCAGTTATGATAGGACTTTTATTAGGAATGATAATAGGAGCTTTAGCAAAATATGATGTAAAAAGAATACTTCAGTTAGGAGTAGAAGTAGCAGCTGTAATGTATTTGATGCCTAAAGTAGTGAAACCTATTATGGAAGGTTTAGCACCAGTATCTGAAATAGCTAGAAAAAAGTTATCTTCTAAATTTAAGGGAGAAGAATTTTTAATCGGATTGGATCCAGCTTTATTACTGGGAGATCCATCAGTTGTATCAGCAGGACTTTTATTTATTCCTTTATCATTGATAATTGCTTTAATTGTTCCTGGAAATAGAATACTTCCATTTGGAGATTTGGCAACAATAGGATTCTTTGTAGCGATGGCAGTAGGAGTTCATAAAGGAAATCTATTTAGAACAATAATTTCTGGAAGTATTATTATGTACATAACTATCTGGATATCTAATAAGACTATTCAGTATCATACTATACTTGCTGAAAATGCAGGAATAAAAGATACTATAGAAGTAGCTTCACTGGATCAGGGAGGATCACCAATAACATATTTAGTAACTGCTGCATTTAATAATAAAATGATTTCAGAAGGTGCAATAGGTTTTGGAGTGATTTTAGTTATATATATCATAGGACTTGCAGCAACAAGAAATAGATATATAAAATTAAAAAATGCAAATAGTTAA
- a CDS encoding GntR family transcriptional regulator translates to MEDKKVSKYQMVESYIVEGIQSNHYKVNDILPTEAELAEKFNCSRVTVRQALSNLAYKGIIYRIQGKGSFVSKENTLKRSPLLKSFTEDILDMGKKPWSVVETFYITKVGEHIGRIMGLKPTDKIYYIERVRFADNDPILFEKTYMEISKHPEISVKILEGSKYEYAKEHGMEIAISYQNITPVFPPESIAEKLKISAKTPILKLSNVTYLSNGELFDYNELYMNTELYQLNIVKKVEK, encoded by the coding sequence ATGGAAGATAAAAAAGTTTCAAAATATCAAATGGTAGAAAGTTACATAGTGGAAGGAATTCAAAGCAATCATTACAAAGTTAATGATATTCTTCCAACAGAGGCAGAATTAGCTGAAAAATTTAATTGTTCCAGAGTTACAGTTCGTCAAGCCCTAAGTAATCTGGCATATAAAGGAATTATATACAGAATACAGGGAAAAGGTTCTTTTGTATCTAAAGAAAATACTCTAAAGCGTTCCCCTCTTTTGAAAAGTTTTACAGAAGATATTCTTGATATGGGAAAAAAACCATGGTCTGTAGTGGAAACTTTTTATATAACAAAAGTTGGAGAGCATATAGGAAGAATAATGGGATTGAAACCTACAGATAAGATTTATTATATTGAAAGAGTCAGATTTGCAGATAATGACCCTATCCTATTTGAAAAAACATATATGGAAATATCTAAACATCCCGAGATTTCTGTTAAAATATTGGAAGGCTCTAAGTATGAATATGCAAAAGAACATGGAATGGAAATAGCTATTTCATATCAAAATATAACTCCTGTATTTCCTCCAGAAAGTATAGCTGAAAAATTAAAAATTTCTGCTAAAACACCTATTTTAAAGCTATCAAATGTTACTTATTTATCTAATGGAGAACTTTTTGATTACAATGAATTATATATGAATACAGAGTTATATCAACTCAATATAGTAAAAAAAGTAGAAAAATAA
- a CDS encoding PTS transporter subunit EIIC, whose protein sequence is MEGKVSLKDNLFNLGQQLGKAIMMPISILPVAGLLLGISAALSSGAVIKAYSVLDNSVLQGLLKLMNAVGNGVFAALPLIFAVGIAAGLAKNEKGSAGLSAVVGYFVLLTGTGAFISIFGKEAPAGADIRLYGQAVQFGIKTLNMNVFGGVLAGIVTGVVHNKYYKTKLPDVLAFFGGARFVPIVNTVVFMFVSLIMVFVWPAIAAMIAYFGVMTQGLGIFGAFMYGLVLRGFYVLGLHHVFYLPFWTTAAGGTLEVGGKVIEGWQSIFLAQLADHNTVRYFSNIALYNSGRYFHMIFTMPAICLAMYTAIPKGSKRKATFGFLLSIGLTSFLTGVTEPISFALLFASPLLFVAEAVSFAISFVIAAIAKITIGSTFSAGLVEFLLFGVFQGNSKTNYIWILILGIPIFVVNYFLFKFLIEKLNAKTPGREDDEEQEKSLKGKYTSGEAKTIIEALGGMENIADLDNCATRLRVSVKKLDKVNIDLLKQTGAHNVVTRGKNLQIIYGPTVNLIRTEIDEYVATL, encoded by the coding sequence ATGGAAGGGAAAGTTAGTTTAAAAGACAATCTTTTTAACTTGGGACAACAACTGGGTAAGGCAATAATGATGCCTATTTCAATTTTACCAGTAGCAGGGCTTTTACTTGGAATTTCTGCTGCACTATCATCTGGAGCGGTTATAAAAGCTTATTCTGTTTTGGATAATTCAGTGCTGCAAGGTTTGCTTAAGTTGATGAATGCTGTAGGAAATGGGGTTTTTGCTGCATTGCCATTAATTTTTGCTGTGGGTATTGCTGCTGGGTTAGCAAAAAATGAAAAAGGTTCTGCTGGACTTTCAGCAGTTGTTGGTTATTTTGTTCTTTTAACAGGAACAGGAGCATTCATCAGTATATTTGGAAAGGAAGCTCCTGCTGGGGCAGATATCCGTCTTTATGGACAAGCTGTACAATTTGGAATAAAAACCCTTAATATGAATGTTTTTGGAGGAGTTCTTGCTGGTATTGTAACTGGTGTAGTTCATAATAAATACTACAAGACTAAACTTCCTGATGTATTAGCTTTCTTTGGTGGAGCTAGATTTGTTCCTATAGTTAATACTGTTGTGTTTATGTTTGTATCTTTAATTATGGTTTTTGTTTGGCCAGCAATAGCTGCCATGATAGCTTATTTTGGAGTTATGACTCAAGGTTTAGGAATATTTGGAGCATTTATGTATGGACTGGTTCTTAGAGGATTCTATGTTCTGGGACTTCATCATGTATTCTATCTTCCATTCTGGACTACAGCAGCTGGAGGAACTTTAGAAGTAGGTGGAAAAGTTATTGAAGGATGGCAGAGTATTTTCCTTGCTCAATTAGCAGACCACAATACAGTTCGTTATTTCTCAAATATTGCTCTTTATAATAGTGGAAGATATTTCCATATGATATTCACAATGCCAGCTATTTGTTTAGCTATGTATACAGCAATTCCAAAAGGATCAAAAAGAAAAGCTACATTTGGATTCCTGCTTTCTATTGGACTTACAAGTTTCCTAACTGGAGTTACTGAACCTATATCATTTGCTCTGTTATTTGCGTCACCTTTACTTTTCGTAGCAGAAGCAGTATCTTTCGCAATATCTTTCGTTATTGCAGCAATAGCTAAGATTACAATAGGTTCTACTTTCTCAGCTGGATTAGTTGAGTTCTTACTATTTGGAGTTTTCCAAGGAAATTCGAAAACTAATTATATATGGATACTTATCTTAGGAATTCCTATATTTGTAGTAAACTATTTCTTATTCAAATTTCTGATAGAAAAATTAAATGCTAAAACTCCAGGAAGAGAAGATGATGAAGAACAAGAGAAAAGCCTAAAAGGAAAATATACTTCTGGAGAAGCAAAAACTATAATTGAAGCTCTTGGAGGAATGGAAAATATTGCTGACCTTGATAACTGTGCTACTAGATTGAGAGTATCAGTTAAGAAACTTGATAAAGTAAATATTGATCTATTAAAACAAACAGGGGCACACAATGTTGTTACTAGAGGAAAAAATCTTCAAATAATTTATGGACCGACAGTAAACTTAATAAGAACAGAAATTGATGAATATGTTGCTACATTATAA